The Helicobacter ganmani nucleotide sequence AAACCTCAAAGACTTAGAAAAAATCAATCTAAATTCTAAAATTGCCTTACTTAATGTTTTAGAATCACAACGCACTTCCCTAGACAAGAAAATTGACAATTTGGAGAAAAAAAGACTAAATTTAAGAAAACTTATTTGGGATTTAAGAGTAGAAAAAAAGAATCTTATTGTGGAAGCCTTAAAGAATCAAATGGATAAGAATAAAATCTATTTCCAACAATTCAAAGAAGTCAAGAGATTAAACGAGAAATTGAATTTTTTTTATAGCAATTACAAAGACATAGACGCAGAAATTTCAAAACTTAAGCGTGATAGAAATGTAACAGATAATTATATGGAATTAGAAAAATCTTTTTCTAATGATTGGGCTTCCATTTTTGAAAAAGAAAAATACTTAGAATTTTTGAAAAAAAATTTTAAAAGAAAGAATCTCCCCAAAAAACAACAAACACTCTTTAATCTTTTTGAAAAAGAAATAATATTACAAAAACAATCTGCCAATGATTTTACTTTAGACTACATTAAAACCAATCTCAAATATTCTAAAATATTTGGAGAAAAAGCCAATGCTTTTAAACTCCTAGAAATGCAAAAAATTCTCGTAAAATGTTCCATAATGGCGATTAGAGGAGAGGTGCATATTTCTTATTTGGATAAAATTAATAAAAACATTTCTTTTTTGGATAAAACTTTAGAGAAAAAATACCAATTCTTAGAAAAATATCTCAAAAGCAAACAAGAAATTTCGCTTTTTAACTTTAAAGAATTTTCCACTCTTTCCAAAGCTTTAGAAAAAAATAATGCAGAATTTTTAAAAGAGCTAGAACAAAAGATTAAAAACAAATCTCC carries:
- a CDS encoding relaxase/mobilization nuclease domain-containing protein, whose amino-acid sequence is MALHYFPTFREFKKQKEKALFFDFEEIKAKKVKQQSNKKGIESYPQNHFIYLFKNIKGDSSYTQKQAVIKNISNLNKNGFKNALNYCIKHSEKFTCYDSENNELTTPEVLKKWEKDFGTNTNSKDVWHLVFSIKEQDSFVSRSYLIQSAIETIKKNLPFNDFVFVPHWHQNNPHIHILLNKRNQITERKIHFKDREEIRNFFNHLRNDFATALNQRGYNYKNTMKLENDLEQNLKDLEKINLNSKIALLNVLESQRTSLDKKIDNLEKKRLNLRKLIWDLRVEKKNLIVEALKNQMDKNKIYFQQFKEVKRLNEKLNFFYSNYKDIDAEISKLKRDRNVTDNYMELEKSFSNDWASIFEKEKYLEFLKKNFKRKNLPKKQQTLFNLFEKEIILQKQSANDFTLDYIKTNLKYSKIFGEKANAFKLLEMQKILVKCSIMAIRGEVHISYLDKINKNISFLDKTLEKKYQFLEKYLKSKQEISLFNFKEFSTLSKALEKNNAEFLKELEQKIKNKSPQQIKEKNQIISSNKDQENPKEISNIKENLSHFL